The following proteins come from a genomic window of Meiothermus sp. Pnk-1:
- a CDS encoding transposase, with the protein MVKGINFVSLLYHSQGLTLPVGYVLVEKTEVYVDQKSGQRKRRSQVSKNEHARYLLQTAVHNQIPFQHVLNDVWLASAANMRFIVLDMKKHFVMPLKSNRKVAPGYRHRRYALCAPPMSQEQQQRGQWTGVEGLDYQDPTPRQVYLEGVPFPLLRVRQVFTHEDGSQGVLYLCSSDTTLDFERMIELYQKRWEIERFHQSIRQNAALAKSPTKTLTTQANHFFAAMWAFVKLELLSHQTQINYFALKAKLYLVASRAAFQELQQIKAQLTA; encoded by the coding sequence ATGGTCAAGGGGATCAACTTTGTGAGCCTGTTGTATCACAGCCAGGGGCTGACCTTGCCGGTAGGCTACGTGCTGGTGGAGAAGACGGAAGTCTATGTAGATCAGAAAAGTGGCCAGCGCAAACGCCGCAGCCAGGTGAGCAAGAATGAACACGCCCGCTACCTGCTGCAAACCGCAGTGCATAACCAGATTCCCTTCCAGCACGTGCTCAACGACGTCTGGCTTGCCTCGGCGGCGAACATGCGATTTATCGTGCTGGACATGAAGAAGCACTTTGTGATGCCGCTCAAAAGCAATCGCAAGGTAGCGCCAGGTTATCGGCACCGCCGGTATGCGCTGTGCGCACCCCCTATGAGCCAAGAACAACAGCAAAGGGGTCAATGGACAGGAGTGGAGGGTCTGGACTACCAAGACCCCACCCCCCGGCAGGTATATCTGGAAGGGGTTCCCTTCCCCCTGCTGCGGGTTCGGCAAGTCTTCACCCACGAAGATGGGAGCCAGGGGGTGTTGTATTTGTGTAGCAGCGATACCACCCTGGACTTTGAACGGATGATCGAGCTCTATCAAAAACGATGGGAGATCGAGCGCTTTCATCAATCCATCCGACAAAACGCTGCCCTGGCCAAGTCGCCTACCAAGACCCTGACCACCCAGGCCAACCATTTCTTTGCGGCTATGTGGGCCTTTGTCAAGCTGGAACTCCTCTCCCACCAGACCCAAATCAACTACTTCGCCCTCAAGGCCAAGCTCTATCTGGTTGCCAGTCGGGCTGCTTTTCAGGAACTACAGCAGATCAAAGCTCAACTGACCGCGTAA
- a CDS encoding ArdC-like ssDNA-binding domain-containing protein, which yields MKADALMEKVKGWLEELERGLREGHTGDFLSFLEGMGRFHQYSARNVVLIQMQRPGATLVAGIKRWNELGRRVKKGERAIAILAPTLKKVEVLDEGTGEVREERRLVGFHTAYVFDIAQTEGKPLESPQDTPERAEVYGRLCSRCPVPVEERLTGGAMGYTNGKRIVISAMLSPTAKAETLLHEWAHTRLHFDGVKRPAEVEELEAEATAYAVGRGLGLEVKGSRDYILHWQGTVEDLERSLERISQTAREMLVALEGARPAQAEAA from the coding sequence ATGAAAGCCGACGCGCTCATGGAGAAGGTCAAGGGCTGGCTCGAAGAACTCGAGAGGGGGCTTCGGGAGGGGCACACCGGGGACTTCCTCTCCTTCCTGGAGGGGATGGGCCGCTTCCACCAGTACAGCGCCCGCAACGTGGTGCTGATCCAGATGCAGCGCCCCGGCGCCACGCTGGTGGCGGGGATCAAGCGCTGGAACGAACTGGGGCGGCGGGTGAAGAAGGGGGAGCGGGCCATCGCGATCCTGGCTCCCACCCTCAAGAAGGTGGAGGTTCTGGACGAGGGGACCGGCGAGGTGCGGGAAGAACGGCGGCTGGTGGGCTTCCACACCGCCTACGTCTTCGACATCGCTCAGACCGAGGGGAAGCCCCTCGAGTCCCCGCAGGACACGCCCGAAAGGGCGGAAGTTTACGGCCGGCTCTGCTCGAGGTGCCCGGTGCCGGTGGAGGAGCGGCTGACCGGCGGCGCGATGGGCTACACCAACGGCAAGCGGATCGTCATCTCCGCGATGCTCTCCCCCACCGCAAAAGCCGAGACCCTGCTGCACGAGTGGGCGCACACCCGGCTGCACTTCGACGGGGTGAAGCGCCCGGCGGAGGTGGAGGAGCTCGAGGCCGAGGCCACCGCCTACGCGGTGGGGCGGGGGCTGGGGCTCGAGGTGAAGGGCAGCCGCGACTACATCCTGCACTGGCAGGGCACAGTGGAAGACCTGGAACGTTCGCTCGAGCGGATCAGCCAGACCGCCAGGGAGATGCTGGTGGCCCTCGAGGGGGCCCGGCCAGCCCAGGCGGAAGCGGCCTAG
- a CDS encoding peptidylprolyl isomerase, whose product MQVQLSEKEARALLELLQEHLYYGWIEGEGEFGVTASGRVSEALRELYRRLRQGQAKAA is encoded by the coding sequence ATGCAGGTGCAGCTTTCCGAGAAAGAGGCCAGGGCGCTGCTCGAGCTTTTGCAGGAACACCTGTACTACGGCTGGATCGAGGGGGAGGGCGAGTTCGGGGTGACCGCCAGCGGGCGGGTCTCCGAGGCCCTTCGGGAGCTCTACCGGCGGCTGCGGCAGGGTCAGGCCAAAGCAGCCTGA
- a CDS encoding DUF6788 family protein — protein MSIDLGQERARAVRALEGLLGRIQEAERDLEQAQARLEGLIPMRVVWKKKTCGKDKCRCTRGALHGPYPYLVEHREGKKQEHYLGKGWSPPEGMIAPERFRVLMGEFRERRAQLDRLLDRLDQAIEVMRGW, from the coding sequence ATGAGCATAGACCTGGGGCAAGAGCGGGCGCGGGCGGTGCGGGCGCTGGAGGGGCTGCTGGGGCGCATCCAGGAGGCCGAGCGCGACCTCGAGCAGGCCCAGGCCCGGCTGGAGGGCCTGATCCCCATGCGGGTTGTCTGGAAGAAGAAGACCTGCGGCAAGGACAAATGCCGCTGCACTCGGGGAGCGCTGCACGGCCCCTACCCCTACCTGGTGGAGCACCGGGAGGGGAAGAAGCAGGAGCACTACCTCGGCAAGGGCTGGAGCCCACCGGAGGGGATGATCGCCCCGGAGCGTTTCCGGGTACTGATGGGGGAGTTCAGGGAGCGCCGGGCACAGCTGGATCGGTTGCTGGATCGTCTGGACCAGGCCATAGAGGTCATGCGGGGATGGTAG
- a CDS encoding molecular chaperone DnaJ produces the protein MQEEVCPECGGDGYLIHVGGPGYYSASFGNYLPSERVAECPVCLGTGGVDHDETFEEEAA, from the coding sequence ATGCAAGAAGAAGTCTGCCCGGAGTGCGGTGGGGATGGCTACCTGATCCATGTGGGCGGCCCCGGCTACTACAGCGCCTCGTTCGGCAACTACCTGCCGAGCGAGCGGGTAGCGGAATGCCCGGTGTGCTTGGGCACCGGGGGTGTGGACCACGATGAAACTTTTGAGGAGGAAGCGGCATGA
- a CDS encoding SWIM zinc finger family protein has product MNKIERITGFINRLERAEALLLEGRIHRVEGLPQVYVVRGSEHYLVDLEAGTCTCPDAGKGNTCKHLLAAVLLERAEHKARKEVQAKAA; this is encoded by the coding sequence GTGAACAAAATAGAGAGGATCACAGGCTTTATCAACCGGTTGGAGCGGGCCGAGGCCCTCCTGCTGGAGGGTCGGATTCACCGGGTGGAGGGGCTGCCCCAGGTGTACGTGGTGCGGGGGAGCGAGCATTACCTGGTGGACCTCGAGGCCGGCACCTGCACCTGCCCGGACGCGGGCAAGGGGAACACCTGCAAGCACCTGCTGGCGGCGGTGCTGCTGGAGCGGGCCGAGCACAAGGCCCGAAAAGAAGTCCAGGCCAAAGCCGCCTGA
- a CDS encoding IS3 family transposase: MSEGSLSFERMEQVRGELGLGVNRFLKLAGIAKATYYRRKQGSQARSCPAQQQIVQEVSNYAEQHPRYGYRRVWALLAREGISASPSTVYRLMKRFGQLQQSPRRRGYRYSPPPRPERMGLTVGLDFTRWGKARLCNVIEYQSRYCLAAVATLTEDAQAASNALSQAILQAEQLKLPTQGIEVKSDQGTAFKANAFTEFLEASCCGQTLSAVGKPQGMGRVERFHRTLKEEYLQYEEVESLDELNRVLESFREDYNTRRPHQALDYKTPLEVIRSAQETGIV, from the coding sequence TTGAGTGAGGGCAGCCTGAGCTTCGAGCGGATGGAGCAAGTGCGAGGAGAGTTGGGATTGGGGGTGAATCGTTTCTTGAAACTGGCTGGGATAGCCAAGGCCACCTACTACCGCCGAAAACAGGGTAGCCAGGCCCGTTCTTGCCCAGCGCAGCAACAGATCGTCCAGGAGGTGAGTAACTACGCCGAACAACATCCCCGCTATGGCTACCGCCGAGTGTGGGCCTTGTTGGCCCGGGAGGGCATCTCGGCCAGCCCCAGCACGGTCTATCGCCTGATGAAGCGCTTTGGGCAGCTGCAACAAAGCCCTAGACGCAGGGGTTACCGCTACAGCCCACCCCCACGACCCGAGCGTATGGGTTTGACCGTGGGTTTGGACTTTACCAGGTGGGGTAAAGCCAGGCTTTGCAACGTGATCGAGTATCAGAGCCGCTACTGCCTGGCGGCAGTAGCCACCCTGACCGAAGATGCCCAGGCGGCGAGCAATGCCCTGAGCCAAGCCATTCTTCAGGCTGAGCAGCTCAAGCTCCCCACTCAAGGCATCGAGGTCAAGAGCGACCAGGGCACAGCTTTCAAGGCCAACGCCTTCACCGAGTTTCTGGAGGCTAGCTGCTGTGGTCAAACCTTATCTGCGGTAGGTAAGCCCCAGGGCATGGGTCGAGTAGAACGCTTTCACCGCACCCTCAAGGAGGAATACTTACAGTACGAGGAGGTGGAGAGTCTGGATGAGCTAAATAGAGTGCTGGAAAGCTTCCGCGAGGATTACAACACCCGGCGTCCGCACCAGGCGTTGGATTACAAGACCCCACTGGAGGTTATCCGGTCAGCTCAGGAAACTGGTATCGTTTAG
- a CDS encoding transposase, protein MGKLKPKERSVEEKVTIVLSLLRGEASAAELCRRYGTTENSLNKWKERFLEGGKAGLAGRKDEGLTALETENRQLKEALAETVLKLEIQKKLKGL, encoded by the coding sequence ATGGGAAAGCTCAAGCCAAAGGAACGCAGCGTGGAAGAAAAGGTAACCATCGTGTTGAGCTTGCTGCGGGGTGAGGCTAGCGCGGCTGAGTTGTGCCGCAGGTATGGCACCACCGAGAACAGCCTCAACAAGTGGAAGGAACGCTTTCTGGAAGGAGGTAAAGCCGGTCTGGCAGGGCGCAAAGATGAGGGGTTGACTGCCCTGGAGACGGAGAACCGCCAGCTCAAGGAGGCCCTGGCCGAAACGGTGCTGAAGCTGGAGATCCAAAAAAAACTCAAGGGTCTTTGA
- a CDS encoding Rad52/Rad22 family DNA repair protein, with amino-acid sequence MNPLEILTAPLTSDEIEWKVIASKNGQTTLAPYIDARAVMTRLDRAFGAFGWSVRYTPAQVGSEHGVIASIAIRNPETGEWVEKQDGSGASDMEPFKGGISGALKRAATAWGIGRELYTYPRVIVEGEHRFIPFKVLDRLKGLPRAVAEGKPLPEVIRLNAEGESVRKGGG; translated from the coding sequence ATGAACCCATTGGAAATCCTGACGGCACCCCTGACCAGCGATGAGATCGAGTGGAAGGTCATCGCCAGCAAGAACGGCCAGACCACCCTGGCCCCCTACATCGACGCGAGGGCGGTCATGACCCGCCTGGACCGGGCCTTTGGGGCCTTCGGCTGGAGCGTGCGCTACACCCCGGCCCAGGTAGGGTCCGAGCACGGGGTCATCGCCAGCATCGCCATCCGTAACCCCGAGACCGGGGAGTGGGTGGAGAAGCAGGACGGGAGCGGGGCCAGCGACATGGAGCCCTTCAAGGGGGGGATCAGCGGGGCTTTGAAAAGAGCCGCCACCGCCTGGGGGATCGGGCGGGAGCTCTACACCTACCCCCGGGTGATCGTGGAGGGGGAGCACCGCTTCATCCCCTTCAAGGTGCTGGACCGGCTGAAGGGGCTGCCCAGGGCCGTTGCGGAGGGTAAGCCTCTACCGGAGGTCATCCGGCTCAACGCGGAGGGGGAGAGTGTGCGGAAGGGGGGTGGGTAG
- a CDS encoding DNA cytosine methyltransferase translates to MKVIDLFCGMGGLALGFARNGFEVTGYDSYRRVGEILELNAIGKAEVKDLSLQGQVSRPLSVEPLVVTGGPPCRPWSNVNRRPDRYRQAHRDYALLESYFRYVRKLQPEAFLMENVLPVSTDATFLRWKNSLARLYWIESGPIRYSDFGAATSRQRFFVVGFRRGRRVNLAKEFFERLDNHRAPAQTVAQALEYLLPLGYGEMADHHWPNFRTINNYLDKYSENRFGWYRLDPDRPAPSFGSVMKTYILHPYAGNGHGIPQRVISVREAMSIMGFDKEFRFPEPMGMKHRYQMVADAVSPVFSSVAARVMRELLYEL, encoded by the coding sequence ATGAAGGTCATCGATCTTTTTTGTGGCATGGGTGGCCTGGCGCTGGGATTCGCCAGAAACGGCTTTGAGGTCACCGGTTATGACAGCTACCGCCGGGTAGGAGAGATCCTGGAACTCAACGCCATCGGCAAAGCGGAAGTGAAAGATCTTTCCCTTCAGGGGCAGGTTTCCCGTCCCTTATCAGTTGAGCCACTGGTGGTCACGGGAGGGCCACCCTGTCGGCCCTGGAGTAACGTTAACCGGCGACCGGATCGTTACCGGCAAGCTCACAGAGACTATGCATTGCTCGAAAGCTACTTCCGCTACGTAAGGAAGCTGCAGCCAGAGGCTTTTTTGATGGAGAATGTCCTCCCCGTCAGCACCGACGCCACCTTCCTGCGCTGGAAAAACTCACTGGCGAGACTGTACTGGATTGAATCCGGGCCGATCCGTTACTCCGACTTCGGGGCCGCTACTTCCCGCCAACGGTTCTTCGTGGTGGGCTTTCGCCGGGGGCGGCGGGTAAACCTCGCAAAGGAGTTCTTTGAGCGACTCGATAACCACCGGGCTCCCGCCCAGACGGTAGCCCAGGCCCTGGAATACCTGCTGCCGCTGGGCTATGGAGAAATGGCTGACCACCACTGGCCGAACTTCAGAACCATCAACAACTACCTCGACAAATACTCGGAGAATCGCTTTGGCTGGTACAGGCTGGACCCCGATCGCCCCGCTCCCTCATTTGGCAGCGTGATGAAGACCTATATCCTCCATCCCTACGCCGGGAATGGCCACGGGATACCTCAGAGGGTCATCTCGGTTAGAGAGGCCATGTCGATCATGGGTTTTGACAAAGAATTCCGCTTCCCTGAACCCATGGGTATGAAGCATCGCTATCAGATGGTGGCGGACGCCGTGAGCCCTGTGTTCTCCAGCGTGGCAGCCAGGGTCATGCGGGAACTCCTGTATGAACTCTAG
- a CDS encoding DNA-binding protein translates to MNSSSTIHQLRETLIEWGRDNLRVYPWRETREPYHILLAEVLLHRTRADQVVPIYHRVLERYPTVHALAAAQLEDLADLLRSLGLHWRVPLLLEMAREVVSRFGGDIPASVEMLRTLPGIGLYIAAATSCFAFDRPEPILDTNTVRVLGRLFRLDVQESSRKSRKFRTIMAELLDRDRPRLFNLALLDLAALICTPAMPACHRCPLQSICLYGSQYATAK, encoded by the coding sequence ATGAACTCTAGCAGCACCATCCATCAGCTTCGGGAGACCCTTATTGAATGGGGTCGCGACAACCTGAGGGTCTATCCCTGGAGGGAGACCCGGGAACCCTACCACATACTGCTCGCTGAGGTGCTGCTCCACCGCACACGAGCTGACCAGGTGGTGCCGATCTACCACAGGGTTCTGGAGCGCTACCCTACCGTCCACGCCCTGGCCGCAGCCCAGCTTGAAGACCTGGCTGACCTGCTCCGGTCACTGGGTCTGCACTGGCGGGTACCCCTACTACTTGAGATGGCACGGGAAGTGGTAAGTCGTTTTGGCGGTGACATTCCCGCCAGCGTGGAAATGCTCAGGACACTGCCCGGGATCGGCCTGTACATTGCTGCCGCAACGTCCTGTTTCGCCTTTGATCGGCCCGAGCCAATCCTGGATACCAACACCGTACGCGTGCTTGGCAGGCTTTTCCGGCTGGATGTTCAGGAGTCTTCACGCAAAAGCAGAAAATTTCGCACAATAATGGCAGAGCTGCTGGACAGAGACCGACCGAGGCTATTCAACCTCGCCCTGCTCGACCTTGCGGCTCTTATCTGCACCCCCGCCATGCCTGCGTGTCATCGATGCCCGCTGCAATCCATCTGTCTTTATGGGAGCCAGTATGCCACTGCGAAGTGA